A single window of Paenibacillus sp. FSL H8-0537 DNA harbors:
- a CDS encoding DUF423 domain-containing protein has protein sequence MFQKYFTIGAIGAAIAVGLGAFGAHTLKEILPADLLAIFETGVRYHMYHSLGLMLVALLADRLGESKLLLAGARLLLAGIVIFSGSLYILALSDIRVLGAITPIGGVAFLAGWVCVIVATLKSRKKAV, from the coding sequence ATGTTCCAAAAATATTTCACAATCGGCGCTATTGGTGCCGCTATTGCCGTAGGATTAGGGGCCTTTGGCGCTCATACTTTAAAGGAAATATTGCCAGCTGATTTGCTAGCTATTTTTGAAACGGGCGTACGCTATCATATGTATCATTCGCTTGGCCTTATGCTGGTCGCTCTGCTTGCGGATCGCTTGGGCGAGAGCAAATTGCTGCTTGCCGGAGCCAGGCTGCTGCTTGCGGGCATCGTTATTTTCAGCGGCAGTCTCTATATCCTTGCATTAAGCGATATTCGCGTGCTGGGAGCAATTACACCAATTGGCGGTGTGGCTTTTCTTGCTGGCTGGGTTTGCGTCATCGTCGCGACCCTCAAGTCTCGAAAAAAAGCCGTTTGA